CTGTAATGAACACAGTAATAAAATATTGGACAAACcttttttaatctttccttTCGATTTCTTTATTCAGAGACTGTGTACGCCGTTAGACCTGGCTAAAACGTTGCCAATGCCAACCAATCATTTCCGGGAAGGGACACGGAAGTGAAAGGGctctcaaaaatgtcatatactgtataatagtATGTAGTAAAAGTATATAGTACAACtgctactaataataataacagctATATtcgtactactactactactaccactactactactactactactaataataataatattaataaatagTCAAATTAAGATCAAAATGTGCAATAGAGCAGACTATATGCACTAATGTACATCTTTTACACAGTCTACAGTCTTTTTTCCAtctgctttattattttattcaaacaaatcTCTTTAGtcttaatttaattaattaaaaacaaacaaagaaacctTACTGTAAATTTTCCATTGTCGCCACtgtatttccatttttccattttctgtcatttttttgtggATGTACAGGATTTTCTGCTGTAAGCCACAGCAGAAAGTCCTTATTACTGGCTTTCTAAAGCTGAGGGCAGACCCTGTGTCCGCCCTCAGCTTTGTAGCATAGTAACAATGATTTTCACAAAAAGGAGGAATTGAAAAGTAGAAAAGTTACAGGTTGAAGTGATGGTTGCGAAAATACCACAGTGAGCTCTCTAATTCTTGTGATACACTTTTAGTTTTCTTAAATAGAATACACAACTGCAAGCCAGTCATATTTATAAaaggtttgtttatttatgaaaacGTACAAAAATAATTATTGAACAGAAAATTATAAGACTTTCATCACAGATATTTGTATTTCTACTACACCATACAACAGCAATACATTAGGGAGGAAATGCTTCAACAGTATAAGTACTTGTACAGCATTTACTTGatgtattttttgttattattattatttgtatatGTATCAATTATTAATTTAGATGATCCTTTTTCTGCCCAGCAGCGAGGATACAAAACTCTTTGTATAAGACACAAATATCTCGGCGCAAATACTGTGTTGTAAATTCAATATACAGTGTGACCACAGTCTGGAAACATAGTCTGTAGAGTGCAACGGCTACATAACTGCTTAACACTAACACAATTGATACAGTGCTTAAACTCAAATGCTGATGAgaacagaaatgaataaaactttCTTCAGAAAGGACTATACATGACAAGATGACATTTTGATACAGTGACACGTTGTTGGCTTTGTGGTACATGAGCTGTGTGCGACTACAGATATTTGCAGATTAACATTTATAGCATAGACACTGGCAgtatgacaaacacacaaatgcacaaaataaagtaaaatcaaatcaaatatcaCCAGCAACCACCAGAAAGGGAAATACAGCTTAACTGAGCTTAAAAAACCAACAAATAGACCCACTACCTGGCTTTACAGGATCAGTGACATGTCCTGAGCTGGTGCTATGTCCTTCCTCCCTGTTGCAAGTTTGTTTGGTATTCTACACTGTTAAATATGCTTTTTAATCTTTTCCAAGTGTCTGCTCCTCTTTCTATCTTCTCTGTTGCTCTTCTCTCTTGGGTCCATGGtgcccattcacacacagccaGTCTCAAACAGTTTGGCCAACTCTTTGCAGTCTGGGTCGATGAGGTCTGCAGGCTTCTCTCCGCTTTCATTCTCTGCCTCTGTACTGGCTCCCATTGACAGCAGATAACTTTGTGGAGAATGAAGTAGAATATTGTTAAACAATTGAGGAAATGCATATGAAAACATGATATAATTGATAATTTGTGTAATTGAtcttcttcagtgttttttcaaATCAGACACTTCAGTAAGTGGAAGTGTCAAAATCCAGTGATGTTAGTAAGGTTTATGTATTGTGGATCAGTTTATGACCATCATTTTCCCTTATggatataaataaacacaaaatatctCCCTGATAATTCAATATTGTAAATTCTCTCTGATCCAGTGTTTCCCCCTCTTTCAATCCCTGTGCTTGTTTTATGCTAAAAACCGTGTTTTGAATGTTGTCATGGCTGAATTAAGTCCCTGTTTcatgcatgcatttttttttttcaagattagCAATTTTTAATACCTATTACCAGTGTTCAAAGACAATGTACCACTGTCATATACATATAAACTTTGTCTAGTGAAGTTATAGTGGTTAAGTGATCTGTTCTTGTTCTTTGGATATTTTTAGCATCCATATGTCCTGGAAAATATTCTAATTTTGAAACTCACATTAGCATGGTTTCAAATGCCTCTAAATGTTCTACAgtatattaaaattaaatatctaTGTTTTACAAGCAATAATTTTATTTAGCTTTCTATAAagcttctcttctctgtgtcaCCAAGAGGTGAAAAAGTCATATGTCACCTGGCAATTTCTGGGTAGCCATCACTGCAGGCCATGTGAAGTGGCGTCCAGCCATCCTCATCTCTCTGATGAACATCAGCGCCATATTTCACCAGCAGCTTCACCACCTCCAGGTTTCCCGTTAGCACCGCTTCATGTAGTGCTGCCATACCTGCACACAAGACTACATTAGTCCTCTGCAGCAACACTGCTGCTTGCAACCGTGCAATCAGGTAACTGTTTAACATCAAATGATGCCAtggttggcttttttttccccctaatgCTAGAACTAATTAGTTTGGGGTTTTGAATGCCTGCAGGGAATATTGCTGGGCAATGAGTCAAGTAGAAGCTGTGGGAAGTGAACTCACCTGAGTGGAAGACTGTATCTACTCGAACCTTCCTCGCTCTCATGAACCGGCCAATTTGCTCCAGATCTCCTCGTCTAACAATATCCTGGAAGATGATGTCATTGGGGAAGTGCACAGTTCTCTTTGCAGGTGCGACAGGTATTACAGGTGCAGGATTCTCCTGTGCTTGTGCGCGATGTGTTGAACTGTACCGTGACCCTCTGCTATATGAAGGGATGTATGTCGCTGCAGTTTTGTAAGTGGACGTATAATGTGACGGGGTGTAATGTGTTGTGCTGTACTGTGTCGGGGTGTACTTTGTTGTGGGGGTATATGTGGATGTGTAGTGTGTTGGTGTGTAATGTGAAGGGGTGTAATAGGTAGGTGTGTGGTATGTTGGCGTGTACTGTGAACTGCGTGTGTACGTTGACACTGGTACATGGTAGTTGTACTTCATCACTGCAGTGGTTGTGGCTCTGCCTCCCCCTCTGCTGTCAGCCCAGGAGGAGGGAAGTGAGAAATCCAAGAGAATGCACCAATCCAATAAAAGAGCAGTATCCTTTGCTGTGTGTCCTTTTTGTTCTCTCTTCGCTTGTCTTGTCTCTTATCCTTTTAGTTTCCAGCTGGAGTAGCTCCTGCTGTTACTCACTTTGCATAATACAAGCACTTTTCAAATCCTTTTCTTCACTTCACTATGTCCCAGTCCCCTTCTTTTAGATTGTATTGTCCTCTCTTTTTGCCCCACGGTGAATTTCTCCCATCTGAATTCGAAAAGGTTTGTTGCACTGTATGTTTGCTGTTGCACAGAACCGTCGTCTGGTAGGGCTGGTTGGAGAGGAACCCTATATACTTTCTGTAGGGCTATTTTGGGGCCTAATATCCAGTGACTTCAGCTTAGAAATGAGTGGCCTCTGTCCAGCTCCTCCCACCGTACAGTCACATGTCCACAGACGCTGCACCCACCCCTagatcataaaaaatgttgacaacCAAAATGTTCTCTTTGGGTCTTGCTTGAGACATCTTCCCACATAAACATCTAAACAACAATGATTAATATCAGAGCTTAACATTGCTAGGACAAGGAGAGCATGTCTCAAATTCATGCTTGTAAGAGGCCAAATTCTTTCCCTCTTCATATACGTCAGTTTTCTGTGAATCATGTTGTTATTGTGCTATTAATGAGAGAAGTGCATTGCAAGACAAAGAACATCAAAGAACAACAGCACATGATTTCATACTGGCATGTGTTATTGATTTGTCTGCTTACGTCATAACTGATTGTGCAATACGTAATATATATCTTAGCCAGTAACGTTCTCCCACTGAGGTTATCTGTGGGAGTGCAGTCGTGACCAGCTGAGGGGGCAAAGCGAGTAAATGTAACCTCTCCCCTCAAAGGCCACTGAAAAGTCACATGCTTGTCAGAAATGCAGCTATTTACAACTCTGAACTTTTGCCATGTGCTGCAGTACGTGCAGCACATAAGAACTTCCTGAAAGCAAAATGTAGTATTTTTATTGATATTGATGACTACTTAATTTCCTTTATAAATCTAATATTCAAAATGTGTAATAAGACTGATTTTTATCATTATGTGCAGTATGTGTGAATGGTGCTGTAACACTGTGGTGGTGGCACCAGCTGTCCCCACACAGACTTCTAAGATGGGCATAGCTTTTTATAAATGGTTCACAAAACCTTTGGACGAGGACTTGGGTATCTCACAGATGCTGCCAGTATCTTCCATATCAGCCTCTCTGCtctggctccctgtaaaatccagaatagattttaaaatcctgctcTTCAAGGGTCAGGCACAGTCATGTCTTAAATAGCTCATAGTACCCTATTACCCCATTGGAACACTGCGCTCCCAGACCGCAGGCATGCTTGTGGTTTCTAGAGTCTCCAAAAGCAAAGGGGGAGGCAGAACCTTCAGCTAGCAGGCCATAGGCCTGGACTGCCATGGACCTCCCATGAttcactgagctcctctctccttctctccctatCTAAATGGACACATTAATATTCCtgacttggcttcttctctctgctgtggctaattatcattattattactattgttattattactttctctatttctctctcaaTGAAGAAGgctctgttcaaggtttcttccttttAAGAGGGTTTTTCCTGGTCACTGTTATCAAGTGTTTGCTTGTGGGTGAATGTCAGGTCTCTGTGAATAATATTACAAAGAGTAAAGTCTAGATTTGCTCTGTATGAACAGTGCCTTGAGATTCTGTTATGATTTAATGCTATTtgaataaaattgacttgacttgagcTGCCACCCTCAAGTTTTTGTTTCTTGGCACAACTCCAAGCACTTAAGTTATGACCTTGCTCCAGATCTTGATCTCCTCTGTTGTAATTTGCAGCTATTCTAATGCTTTGCTGCATATTCTAAAGTTTTATTATTCAGGATCCGTTTCAGACATTCAGTCTACATTACTTCGAGGGCTTCTGCTCACCCATCTTCACCTTCAAAACAACAGTTGTGCTTCCAAGACTGAAAATGCAGAAAACTTGCAGTTAGCTTTgtttcaaaactgaaaacacaaatgatctaAACAATACCATGCtttatttaaagctgttttacaGCATATTTACAGGTTTGTGTGTTACTCAACCAAGCTCATATTACCCCAGCAGCAAATGATGGGTGAATTTCTGAGACTTGACTTCAGCTTTGAATGCCATATTATTATTCATCACCTCCCTGCACTACTGGTCTCTAAACAGAAGAAACAGGGGAAAGAGGCTTAGAGCTCATGTCTAGACAAATTGATGTGAGAGTATTTGAATGTTCACAGCTTGAGGAAGAGACTTTTAAAAGCAGCTATCAGATTTCACAGTCTTATATGGTATTGTAGGGGGTGCAGGGGCGTCCCTGAGCAATGGTGAAACTCCTTCCTAGTCTCCCTCGCTCCTCTCCACAGCCACTTCCTCACCAGAAGAAATGAGAACCTCAGCttgtggaaaatgtttgtttgttacagCTCGGTGTTAGGCCCACTCTTGGACACATGCCAGAGAGAGGTCTCACACGCTTCCTGCTATACATAGTCTCAGGCTGTCCTCCTTTAGGGTGCATGTTATGATCTGTCAAATTACCAAGAAGTcagagctgaacacacacaggtgtatgGAACATCACCAAAGACATTACCAGCAACAAGTCattaacagcaacaacagtcaTTGATGGAAAATGGATTATTTCAGTGTTAGAGATCTCACCTCTATGAAATCTCCCTCAGTGTTACAGCTAAAGTTACAGCtttattaattaaatttaacACCACCATGTTTTTGTGATTAGAGTAAGACCCAGGTTAGCTGTATTCCTACACTGCTTAATAATCCAGTGCTATTGCTGTTGAGGGGCTCTAGCCAGCATGTCTGGCTCAAGATTTtgaccagaaaacaaaaatatattgtgTATATAAATTATTTGAATAGTTCATGTTGTATTTATTCAAACACCTGTTCAGTTATATTGTCTGTGAGGAGTAAAACTCTGGATTTGGAATGATGAATcctttctcagtttttttttttttttttttttaaatttacctAATATAAGTCAGATTTAGGTATATTAAGACCCAACAGGGTAGAATCAGCTCATAAAATATCCtcaaagtgtttgttttcaatGGCAGATACAAATGTAAACTGcatcaaatgatttttttctcgaagcttaaagtttttttcattttattttatcaatataAATCTGAGACTAAAATCAATAGTTAAAATTTTAGACAAGCCACAATAAATGACACAAGAAAATCAATGCATAATAGCCTGTAGGTATAGAGTACTCAAGGTGCTCCCTCTGACAGGATTCTCTAGATAAAATGGTGCATGTACACTCAGAAACAGCCATTTAAGATGCATTCACCTCTTAAATTATGAGATTTCTCCACTACCTTACAGATGCATACAGAAGCATGAGccacttttcaaaataaaaactgacattgCTAAGTTATCAACAAAATATAGACGACAATCTGTGCTCAGAGTGATCCATTTTTCCCCCTAACTATGGTGTCCGGGCCCTACACGGCCAGGTATTCAGTGACAAACAGTTCAGGAGACACGAAACTGAAGCCAAGAGAATGACAATTTTAATAGCAGCCTGTCACACAGGCTTATTGGTGGGCTATACATGCTACAAAAAAGCCAGGCATGCATTCTTTAACACTCAACTGACTCGCGTGATACAGGTAGGAGGCAGCTTGGTGACTCCATCTTCTAAAAATAATAGCTGTGAAGCATCCTGTCTGTGTATTGCATGCTGTGAATGCAGGCTGCCATCCTCATAAACATTGTTGACTAAAAAGGTCAGTGTAACACAAGTCATGTGTATCTCTGAAAATTCTGTTTGAATAATCCACGTCCAAGCATACACATAGTTTCACAGCTTTGCTTTGACTCTTAGCAGGAATTTCAAACAGAAGTAGGGCGCAGAGGGTTGAGAAAACACAGACCTTCAGCCAGGTTGTTGGAAGGTATATTTTTACAAAAACGCCGCCCGTCCTCGTCTGCACACTCTTGCGTGACATTACAAGCCTTTTCTCAGAAACCACCCTGCTGTCCTGGGCACATGAGGTCCCATGGGTGACAACAAGAGTACGTCTCTTATCAGGCAACATATGAATACACCTACATCACTGGCCGCTAAACACTGTAGGGATTAGTCTCTGTCTGGATCTCCACAGGCCCAGTAGGAGATATATACTCGGGTTGAAAAGTATCCGGTTACGGCACACGCagtgggcagaaaaaaaatggagttgGAATCTAAATCAGGAGGGAGTAATCCTCTGTCGTTCAGTGAGAAAGAAGGACATCATGGTGACTACAGTGGAGATGGTTCCATTATGGGAAACTCAAAAGTGAGAGGCACCAACAGACTGATTTGTTGGTGATACTCAGTCTCAACATATAAAAATCAGAACAGATATTTGCTGAACTTCACAACATTCTCTTTTAAAAAAGATCTCGCTTTGTATCTGCTGCTAAATCAGCTTTCCAGCTCACGAGGCATAACTTCTATAGAGCTATGGTACCCAGTATTTTTTGCCATAGGCTGGTTGAGTTACTTTGAAGCAGCTAATGTAtcagaaataaaatttaatgCCAGATGTTGAGGACATATGTAAGGCTTGAGCACAAATATGGCTACACTAGAATTACCTCCAGTGAACTGAAGTGTCATCAATAATGCACTTCTTTCCACTGTGGCCTTggtgaaaaaacaaattacataaCGCACTCTAGGGAACAACAACATAATTTCCTTCAACAAATGCAAATCCTTTCCTGaatatctgatttttttttatttaatgtgaaGAACATCTAAATCAGTAAAAAACTTATTTTATCAAGCATCATTCTCTGAGTTGATTCCGATTCTATGCTTGTAGACTACAGGATTAAGTGGCATGAAGTGAATTCATAAACAGATGAGTCCCCTCACAGAGCACATCAGACCAAGCCAACCAAAAGTAAATTGAGCCATTTGCTGTTGAAAATGCGCCCAACTGCCATCTGGCCCTACATACACGGCATGGCCCTCATGGTTCCCATGCCTCTGGATTCTTAAGTTGCTGCACCCTCCCAGTCATGAGCGCATAGTTTCCATGGGAATTGGTCCATATTTGTGACCACTGACTGAATGaatacatgtatgtatttttttaacatcataCTATTCAAATGATATATATGTTTGAACCTTTTCAAGTCTTATTtagatttattaaaataaattatttttgcttGACATGAAACCCATACATGGGTTTTTTCCagtaatgtgctttttttcttttacagtgattatattaatatattatacAATCAGGACAACACAACATTCAACAGTCTGTGCTTTGTGGACAACATACTCAAATTCATTATGCAATAGTCAAAGCCAAATGCCAGTTCCACAAACTGAACTTAGTGAAGATATTTTCCATCACTGTAAATCAAGTAGGACATAAGTTAAACCTCTTGGCCcattttaagcatttttcaTCATAATAACAGCACTACATGGCCAAACAGTTTTCTTGGTTTATTTAGTTGTTGTgagtttgggaaaaaaaatggcaggcACTTATGTCTGAATTACAAATCAGCTCTGCAGTGCTACCAAGTTGTCTGATTGGGCCAACAACAGCTTGAAGGAGGAATGTGAATTTTACTTTTTGAGTTCCTCCTTACCCAAACTCTACATAAAGTTTTGTCAAAACCCATTCCaaagttttttaaattaaaaacacatattaatGGACAAAGGGTACAACCTCATCTCATATGACTTTGAAAATAACTGGCAGTTTTAAT
The window above is part of the Toxotes jaculatrix isolate fToxJac2 chromosome 18, fToxJac2.pri, whole genome shotgun sequence genome. Proteins encoded here:
- the LOC121197886 gene encoding protein phosphatase 1 regulatory subunit 27, whose amino-acid sequence is MKYNYHVPVSTYTRSSQYTPTYHTPTYYTPSHYTPTHYTSTYTPTTKYTPTQYSTTHYTPSHYTSTYKTAATYIPSYSRGSRYSSTHRAQAQENPAPVIPVAPAKRTVHFPNDIIFQDIVRRGDLEQIGRFMRARKVRVDTVFHSGMAALHEAVLTGNLEVVKLLVKYGADVHQRDEDGWTPLHMACSDGYPEIASYLLSMGASTEAENESGEKPADLIDPDCKELAKLFETGCV